One Manduca sexta isolate Smith_Timp_Sample1 chromosome 26, JHU_Msex_v1.0, whole genome shotgun sequence genomic region harbors:
- the LOC115452438 gene encoding uncharacterized protein LOC115452438, with product MLPRLVALVVLATAGSGTQARPFNITHLIVPDVVPPGQAEVDIECRYDANFTLLSWFKGHNEFFRYKPGAAPSTRSFPVLGIGRIEMVSCGPTACRLRLGGLTEDATGLYRCDIERDVPPYKFETRTARMEIRGHEHRRPLLEGLAEEYGEGDFIQAYCRGEPDAEIRWYVNGKEDEEMRGSAAYKRHATRFYFIGLPPTITMQCAEFIFGKLAGSKESKARWREMAHIRREDHVEHHKNGSNVFRYHLSFMCILSLISYF from the coding sequence ATGCTGCCGCGACTGGTAGCGCTGGTCGTGCTGGCGACCGCCGGGAGCGGGACGCAAGCGCGCCCCTTCAATATCACACACCTCATCGTGCCCGATGTGGTGCCGCCAGGACAGGCAGAGGTCGACATCGAGTGTCGGTACGACGCCAACTTCACCCTCTTAAGCTGGTTTAAGGGGCACAACGAATTCTTCAGGTACAAGCCCGGTGCCGCTCCGAGTACCCGATCCTTCCCGGTCCTCGGCATCGGCAGGATCGAGATGGTCTCCTGTGGGCCGACGGCCTGCCGCCTCAGACTTGGTGGACTTACTGAAGATGCGACTGGACTGTACCGATGTGATATAGAGAGGGATGTACCGCCGTACAAATTCGAGACACGAACAGCTCGTATGGAAATCCGTGGACACGAGCATAGAAGACCTTTACTGGAAGGATTGGCGGAGGAGTACGGAGAAGGTGACTTCATACAAGCATACTGCCGCGGTGAACCCGACGCCGAGATTCGCTGGTACGTCAATGGAAAGGAAGACGAGGAAATGAGAGGATCAGCAGCGTATAAGCGACATGCAACCAGATTTTATTTCATAGGCCTTCCACCTACTATCACAATGCAATGCGCCGAGTTCATCTTCGGGAAGTTGGCAGGGTCCAAAGAATCCAAGGCCCGGTGGAGAGAAATGGCCCATATCAGGAGAGAAGACCACGTCGAGCACCATAAAAACGGCAGTAATGTTTTCAGATatcatttaagttttatgtgtattttgagtttaatttcctatttctaa
- the LOC115452429 gene encoding interferon-related developmental regulator 2 isoform X1: protein MPKGKRKGKFEHRRTEEKIYSSDEDAGIDMTIDNCSETSGQSDLKSAHDDAENEQEKLEEKVLEMIDALSARSNAARAGAMVSLRNALQRRHLAAVLCNQRATLADHLAKALRRGRDGERRAAAGLAPLLALQIGEEGVEEFVNEIRPELAAAAADKSASLETRTECCSSLAVLCYLLEEDLTEILEVMRMYETIFSGSYLKGDGSVKVSGCLLEAGALHAAALDGWALLLTLLAPEHARALLQAAAPSFRRLADLLQACSLEVRLAAGTALAIAHEHVTSAQDEEEPELAELVAGLLPALDQLARDSHKYRAKRDRKLQRATFRDILKYFEDDESPSEAVRVGVETVRCAGWRAVAAYAALAGALGAGLQALAPRVAPLRAALRLEAPPPGAPPAAAARLTRLQRHLQNNAACKARTLARNKNRDKRSAALAL, encoded by the exons ATGCCTAAAGGAAAAAGAAAAGGAAAATTCG agcATAGAAGAACAGAGGAGAAGATCTACTCATCAGACGAGGATGCCGGCATTGACATGACCATTGACAATTGTTCAGAGACATCTGGTCAGTCAGACCTCAAGAGTGCACATGATGATGCAG AGAACGAACAGGAGAAACTGGAAGAGAAGGTGCTGGAGATGATCGACGCTCTGAGCGCGCGGTCGAACGCGGCGCGCGCGGGCGCCATGGTGTCGCTGCGCAACGCGCTGCAGCGGCGCCACCTCGCGGCCGTGCTGTGCAACCAGCGCGCCACGCTCGCCGACCACCTCGCCAAGGCGCTGCGGCGCGGCCGCGACGgcgagcgccgcgccgccgccggaCTCGCGCCGCTGCTGGCCTTGCAG ATCGGCGAGGAGGGAGTGGAGGAGTTCGTGAACGAGATCCGTCCGGAGctggccgccgccgccgccgacaAGTCCGCCTCGCTAGAGACACGCACTGAG TGCTGCTCATCCTTGGCTGTGTTGTGCTATCTGCTGGAAGAGGATCTGACCGAGATCCTGGAGGTGATGCGCATGTACGAGACCATCTTCAGCGGCAGCTACCTCAAG GGCGACGGCAGCGTGAAGGTGTCGGGCTGCCTGCTGGAGGCGGGCGCGCTGCACGCGGCGGCGCTGGACGGCTGGGCGCTGCTGCTGACGCTGCTGGCGCCCGagcacgcgcgcgcgctgctgCAGGCCGCCGCGCCCTCCTTCCGCCGCCTCGCCGACCTGCTGCAGGCCTGCAGTCTCGAG GTTCGTCTCGCAGCTGGTACTGCGCTAGCCATCGCACACGAACATGTCACCAGTGCGCAGGACGAGGAAGAGCCCGAACTGGCGGAGCTGGTGGCGGGACTCCTGCCGGCACTCGACCAGCTCGCGCGAGACTCGCACAAGTACCGCGCCAAGCGAGACCGCAAGCTGCAGCGCGCCACCTTCAGGGACATTCTCAAGTACTTCGAG GACGACGAGAGTCCGTCGGAGGCGGTGcgcgtgggcgtggagacggtGCGGTGCGCGGGCTGGCGCGCGGTGGCGGCGTACGCGGCGCTGGCGGGCGCGCTGGGCGCGGGGCTGCAGGCGCTGGCGCCGCGCGTGGCGCCGCTGCGGGCCGCGCTGCGCCTCGAGGCGCCGCCGCCcggcgcgccgcccgccgccgccgcgcgcctcACGCGCCTGCAGCGCCACCTGCAGAACAACGCGGCGTGCAAGGCGCGCACGCTGGCGCGCAACAAGAACCGCGACAAGCGATCCGCCGCGCTCGCGCTCTGA
- the LOC115452429 gene encoding interferon-related developmental regulator 1 isoform X3: MPKGKRKGKFEHRRTEEKIYSSDEDAGIDMTIDNCSETSGQSDLKSAHDDAENEQEKLEEKVLEMIDALSARSNAARAGAMVSLRNALQRRHLAAVLCNQRATLADHLAKALRRGRDGERRAAAGLAPLLALQIGEEGVEEFVNEIRPELAAAAADKSASLETRTECCSSLAVLCYLLEEDLTEILEVMRMYETIFSGSYLKGDGSVKVSGCLLEAGALHAAALDGWALLLTLLAPEHARALLQAAAPSFRRLADLLQACSLEVRLAAGTALAIAHEHVTSAQDEEEPELAELVAGLLPALDQLARDSHKYRAKRDRKLQRATFRDILKYFEDDESPSEAVRVGVETVRCARLTRLQRHLQNNAACKARTLARNKNRDKRSAALAL, translated from the exons ATGCCTAAAGGAAAAAGAAAAGGAAAATTCG agcATAGAAGAACAGAGGAGAAGATCTACTCATCAGACGAGGATGCCGGCATTGACATGACCATTGACAATTGTTCAGAGACATCTGGTCAGTCAGACCTCAAGAGTGCACATGATGATGCAG AGAACGAACAGGAGAAACTGGAAGAGAAGGTGCTGGAGATGATCGACGCTCTGAGCGCGCGGTCGAACGCGGCGCGCGCGGGCGCCATGGTGTCGCTGCGCAACGCGCTGCAGCGGCGCCACCTCGCGGCCGTGCTGTGCAACCAGCGCGCCACGCTCGCCGACCACCTCGCCAAGGCGCTGCGGCGCGGCCGCGACGgcgagcgccgcgccgccgccggaCTCGCGCCGCTGCTGGCCTTGCAG ATCGGCGAGGAGGGAGTGGAGGAGTTCGTGAACGAGATCCGTCCGGAGctggccgccgccgccgccgacaAGTCCGCCTCGCTAGAGACACGCACTGAG TGCTGCTCATCCTTGGCTGTGTTGTGCTATCTGCTGGAAGAGGATCTGACCGAGATCCTGGAGGTGATGCGCATGTACGAGACCATCTTCAGCGGCAGCTACCTCAAG GGCGACGGCAGCGTGAAGGTGTCGGGCTGCCTGCTGGAGGCGGGCGCGCTGCACGCGGCGGCGCTGGACGGCTGGGCGCTGCTGCTGACGCTGCTGGCGCCCGagcacgcgcgcgcgctgctgCAGGCCGCCGCGCCCTCCTTCCGCCGCCTCGCCGACCTGCTGCAGGCCTGCAGTCTCGAG GTTCGTCTCGCAGCTGGTACTGCGCTAGCCATCGCACACGAACATGTCACCAGTGCGCAGGACGAGGAAGAGCCCGAACTGGCGGAGCTGGTGGCGGGACTCCTGCCGGCACTCGACCAGCTCGCGCGAGACTCGCACAAGTACCGCGCCAAGCGAGACCGCAAGCTGCAGCGCGCCACCTTCAGGGACATTCTCAAGTACTTCGAG GACGACGAGAGTCCGTCGGAGGCGGTGcgcgtgggcgtggagacggtGCGGTG cgcgcgcctcACGCGCCTGCAGCGCCACCTGCAGAACAACGCGGCGTGCAAGGCGCGCACGCTGGCGCGCAACAAGAACCGCGACAAGCGATCCGCCGCGCTCGCGCTCTGA
- the LOC115452429 gene encoding interferon-related developmental regulator 2 isoform X2: MPKGKRKGKFEHRRTEEKIYSSDEDAGIDMTIDNCSETSGQSDLKSAHDDAENEQEKLEEKVLEMIDALSARSNAARAGAMVSLRNALQRRHLAAVLCNQRATLADHLAKALRRGRDGERRAAAGLAPLLALQIGEEGVEEFVNEIRPELAAAAADKSASLETRTECCSSLAVLCYLLEEDLTEILEVMRMYETIFSGSYLKGDGSVKVSGCLLEAGALHAAALDGWALLLTLLAPEHARALLQAAAPSFRRLADLLQACSLEVRLAAGTALAIAHEHVTSAQDEEEPELAELVAGLLPALDQLARDSHKYRAKRDRKLQRATFRDILKYFEDDESPSEAVRVGVETVRCASRACSATCRTTRRARRARWRATRTATSDPPRSRSDRAPTPRTTHLTPHTSLSLQVSCLFSYDLWC, encoded by the exons ATGCCTAAAGGAAAAAGAAAAGGAAAATTCG agcATAGAAGAACAGAGGAGAAGATCTACTCATCAGACGAGGATGCCGGCATTGACATGACCATTGACAATTGTTCAGAGACATCTGGTCAGTCAGACCTCAAGAGTGCACATGATGATGCAG AGAACGAACAGGAGAAACTGGAAGAGAAGGTGCTGGAGATGATCGACGCTCTGAGCGCGCGGTCGAACGCGGCGCGCGCGGGCGCCATGGTGTCGCTGCGCAACGCGCTGCAGCGGCGCCACCTCGCGGCCGTGCTGTGCAACCAGCGCGCCACGCTCGCCGACCACCTCGCCAAGGCGCTGCGGCGCGGCCGCGACGgcgagcgccgcgccgccgccggaCTCGCGCCGCTGCTGGCCTTGCAG ATCGGCGAGGAGGGAGTGGAGGAGTTCGTGAACGAGATCCGTCCGGAGctggccgccgccgccgccgacaAGTCCGCCTCGCTAGAGACACGCACTGAG TGCTGCTCATCCTTGGCTGTGTTGTGCTATCTGCTGGAAGAGGATCTGACCGAGATCCTGGAGGTGATGCGCATGTACGAGACCATCTTCAGCGGCAGCTACCTCAAG GGCGACGGCAGCGTGAAGGTGTCGGGCTGCCTGCTGGAGGCGGGCGCGCTGCACGCGGCGGCGCTGGACGGCTGGGCGCTGCTGCTGACGCTGCTGGCGCCCGagcacgcgcgcgcgctgctgCAGGCCGCCGCGCCCTCCTTCCGCCGCCTCGCCGACCTGCTGCAGGCCTGCAGTCTCGAG GTTCGTCTCGCAGCTGGTACTGCGCTAGCCATCGCACACGAACATGTCACCAGTGCGCAGGACGAGGAAGAGCCCGAACTGGCGGAGCTGGTGGCGGGACTCCTGCCGGCACTCGACCAGCTCGCGCGAGACTCGCACAAGTACCGCGCCAAGCGAGACCGCAAGCTGCAGCGCGCCACCTTCAGGGACATTCTCAAGTACTTCGAG GACGACGAGAGTCCGTCGGAGGCGGTGcgcgtgggcgtggagacggtGCGGT gcgcctcACGCGCCTGCAGCGCCACCTGCAGAACAACGCGGCGTGCAAGGCGCGCACGCTGGCGCGCAACAAGAACCGCGACAAGCGATCCGCCGCGCTCGCGCTCTGACCGCGCACCGACGCCTCGCACCACACACCTCACACCTCACACCTCACTCTCTTTACAAGTCTCGTGCTTATTTTCATATGATTTATGgtgttaa